Below is a genomic region from Caldalkalibacillus salinus.
TTTTTCGGTGCGATACTCACTGGACTCCTATTAGGTGTCGCGGAATATTTTCAACACCGCTTTTTCTTGCAATCACAGCAGGGAGGGGAGAAAACACAAAGTTAGTTCGGGAGGTCACCCACATAGTAAATGTCAGGGTGGGGATGGGATAGGAAATCATGGTGCGATATAGTCCAACCATACGCACCTGCTAATTGAAACACAACGAGATCCCCCACCCTTAATTGATCGACATACACATCCCTTACGAGTACATCATTCGGTGTACATAACTCTCCGGCCATTGTCACGGATTCCTCCTTTATCTGAGGGCGTTTAAAAGGATATTCCCATGTATCAACAGGATAGAGGGTGAAAGGATGGCTCATTTTCCATGCCGCCGGTAAACGCAAGTGATGGGTACCCCCACGTAACAAGGCAAAACATTGGTCATGATTCTGTTTCAAATCAACAACTTCAGACACGTAATAACCACACTCTGCCGTTAAATACCGGCCTAGCTCTAGTATAAGTTCGATCCCTTCATCCATAAATGCCTGCTTGAGTGCGTGCAACCCTTGTGTAAACAATGTCCAATCAAAAGACTCATCGCTTCGAGTGTAATTGACACCGATTCCTCCACCGACATTCACCGTATCAATATTCAAATCATACGTCTTGCGCCATTCGCTTGCTTTTAACAAGCAGGTTTGAACAAACTTAAGATGGACATCGGCGTCTAAATTATTAGACATGGCATGAAAGTGGAAGCCACGTATGACTAGATTGGGACACTGGATAAGCTTGTGAATGATGTCAGGTACTTGATTTTCATCCACGCCAAATTGGGTGGCTACACCAGCCATTTTGATTCGGCTATGTGAGACATTCTGCCGTAAATTGACGCGAATAATCACCGGCACTTTCCGGTTAGCTTGACACGCTATAGACTGTATGCGGTTCACATCGTGAAAGCTCTCGACATTGATTAAGCTTAAGTCTCCTTTTGCTGCCTTCTCGATTTCCCCCTCTTTTTTGGCTGGCGCCCCAAATATCATCGGTTTTGTGGTGACGTCTCTTACTTTCGTCATTTCACCTAACGAAGCCACTTCAAAGCCATCCACCATTTTTTCTAAAGCCCGAATAATCTGTTTATCTGGATTAGCTTTAATGGCATAGAATAGGCGACAATAAGACGGCAATGTGTGCTTAAGCTCGGCTGCATGTGAGCGGAGCTTATCTAAATCATAAAGATAAGCGCAGATTCCTCGTCCTCGTTCCTTGTCCCGTATGAGCTGAGACACTTGCTGTGACAGCTTTTGGTTCATCCCCATTGTTTACACTCCTCTTCTATCTTCTAGTACTCGCGCTCCCTTTTTCAGCCATAGGTCTTTTCTCCACATAGCGAGACACAGCGTTGAGAGACAACAGCCAACTCCCATGAAGATGCCGGCTGTTAGCACACCATACATCTGGGCAATCCAGCCTATAAAAATAGCGCCAAGAGGAATATATCCCCGGTCCATTAAAGCGATACTTAATACTCTCCCACGATACTGTTCATCGACGTGTAATTGCAGCCATATACGGCTAAGAGTGCGATAGTACTGACTCACAAATCCAATAAAAAACATACACAGGATAGACAGATAGATATGATCATGGAACAACATAAAGAAACTTAACCCTAATCCAAAGCTGAAGGCTGACACCAACAAGGTTTGTCCAGAGGATTCAGGTTGCTTCACTGAAAGCGTCACGGTGGCTAATATGGCACCTGCTGAAGATAAGGATAGTAATAGGCCGAATCCATCGGGGCCTAAACCGAGCAACGCTTGTGAAAACAAAGGTAACATCGTGGTATACGGAAACCCAAACACCATGGGCGCAATGGCTAAAAGAAGGACGGATAGCACCATCGGATGAGCCTTGATATAGTAAAATGTGGCCTTTAACGATGACGATGACGATGTTTTTTCAGTTACTTGGATGTTAGCGTTTAAACCGTCATTTTTATCTCTATTTTGTGGCGACAGGTTACCGTTTCCCTGTTGTCGGTCTTCAGGTTGCTTTGTCGCCTTGTCCTGATCAGTCTGCAACCGATGTGGGTTTAATGACATAGACCACAGGGCAATTAAGGCCACAAGAGGACCGATCGTCAGGATGTATAACAAATGACCAGCTTCAATATGAAGTAACAGTATGCCTGCTGCGGCAGGTCCTAACATCCTTGCGAGGTGGATGCCCATGGTTTGAATCGCCACTCCACTACTCAGAGCAGCGGCTGGTAAAACATTAGACAAAAAAGCTTGACGCACGGGCACTTCTACCGTCATGAAAATAGCACGACCCATCATAGTGCCTAACAGAATAGTCACCGCCCACTGTTGACTCACGACGAAAGCTACAGCGATGCTGGTTAGAAACAATCCTAGATACGTCCACATCAAGAGCTTTTGACGATCCCATTTGTCTGCCATTACGCCTGAAGGTAGCGTGAACAATAACACCGGTAATAGCCTGCATGCATTAACGAACGCTAGCATCACTGGAGATTGCGTCCATTGGTACACAATCCAATTGATAATCGTCAAGTCCATCCAGTCCGTTGTTCTGACGACAACACTACCGTATATCAGCTTGCGAAACTGAGGATATTTTAAGGCTGATATTGATGTTGTTTTTAGAGTAGAACTGGGGAACCTAACCATCTCTAAAGCGTCCTTTCTACTTGGTGCAATGGATTGAGCACTTGGGTGTAACAGTATCCTTCGTCTGGTTTTAAGCGCATTGTTGTTAGCGCCTTATGCTTCACCATAGGCTCATATAAACGAGCTGCATCATCTTTAGCTTGCTCGTAACCTTCTCTAATTAAGGCCTGGAAACATTGGTCACAACGTGCTCTGACGATTTCCCACAATACGTCCTCTGCTACACCTGTATACTCACATAGTTGAACAATAAGTTCACCGATATGGTTTTGAAATACCGTATAGTACGCTTTGTCCCACATCTCGTCTCGGTTATACGTTACCGTCACTGAATCGGAATAAAAGTCAGCATCATAGCCCTGTCGTTTTAAACGTGGTATATAAATACGGGCGCCACCCCAGTCTCTAAAATATAATCCGACTGGTTGTCCCTGACGGAATACAGGCACACTATTCTGTAAGTGACCTTCAAGAGCAATCCCGTATTTGGTTAATAATGTGAGGACCCCTGGGAGTAAGTGAGAAAGGTACTCATTAAAAAAGGAGATCAAACCCTCGTGTCGTTCACGTTGCAAATGCGCACAATACGTATCCAACAATTCAGCGATGATAGGCTTGCCGGAGACAGGTGAAAGACTATATAAACTACAACCGACAATGGCTAACTGATCATCTGCGAGTTGTTTATCTACATTCTCTCTTAGGACAACGCTTAAATTCCTCGATTGATCTTCTCTTTCCGATCGAAAACTATAACCCGCTACCTCATAAATAGGCTTAAACGTATCTAAGTGAGATTCATGTGCGAGTATGTCTGAAATAAGTCGCGTAAACGGGACAGCATTCATTGCCGTTTGGGTTGAAATAGAGCGTACTGTGGACGTCATTTGACTATTGACTGCTAACTTCAGACTTGGTGTACCAACACCTATAGGCACTAACGTTCGAAAAGAAGACGTCGCCCGACCTTCGAGCTGCAATTCGTCTAAGGGTACAAGAATATCTTCACGTAGCTCCTCAGTGTAAATGTCCTGAAGGGCGTGTTTATATTGCCACTCGTGGACAGGAAGCCACTGATATGAGGTCGGGTCATATCCTTTCTCCCTCATGAGGAGATGGTATCTATTTTCGATTTCTGGAAAGGCGTCAGCCAAACCGTTGAGCTGCAACTCATGAGAGAGTAAATAATCTTTTCTTAGCGCAACAAAACGAATAGAGAATGGCTGATGAAATTCAGGGGAATAACGTAGCACGTCTCCCGGGCTTAATTTCGTTTTTGTTTTGGCACACGGGTGAAGCTGATGTCCTTCGACACAAAGTTGTTCAAAAAAGGTGGTTTTTGACCACGTCGGGTCCTCCACAGATTGGGCTAACGCATAATCTAGTGCTGTTTGAATGCCTGTAGATAGAGGTCGCCTACCCGCTTGTATAGACGCACACTCTGCGTGAAACTCTGCTATAGCCAACGCTAAATTGGCTGTGGCATTACATAACTCTTCATACAACTGAGCCGCTGATGGCGTTGTTAGAGTTTGTAAATATGTTAATAGCTCACCTGCTGTCTTAATCTTGTGACACCCTTCTTCGGTGATATGTAATACGTCATCCGATAATACAAAGCGACGATAGGCGTAGGTTGTCTGAACAGGAAAAACGAGTCGTCCGCCTTCACAATCACATACAAAATACGTGACGTTTTCACGCAAACCTAATGCCTCCAATTGTGTCAGAACATGTTTCGGTTTCTCTATCATATGGTTTGGTTCTGCCTGATCCACTACCCCATCAGCATTGTTTTTCCTCACCGTTATAGCGTTTGTGTAAAGGCCATTCAAGTCTTCACGAAGGACGGCCGCCGCAAACTTATATAAAACTTTCTTCTGTGCCTCTTCTATCGCTTCCTGAAAGTACGGCACCATGTGTGGATGATGAGTCTGAAGATATTGCTCGGTATGGTTCAGTTCTTCATGTTGCTCTACCGTTGGCATGAGCCATCACCTTCCTTCTCGACCACTTGTAGTGGATTAGGAACACGGGTATACGCGTTATCTGTGATACGATCC
It encodes:
- a CDS encoding type III PLP-dependent enzyme gives rise to the protein MGMNQKLSQQVSQLIRDKERGRGICAYLYDLDKLRSHAAELKHTLPSYCRLFYAIKANPDKQIIRALEKMVDGFEVASLGEMTKVRDVTTKPMIFGAPAKKEGEIEKAAKGDLSLINVESFHDVNRIQSIACQANRKVPVIIRVNLRQNVSHSRIKMAGVATQFGVDENQVPDIIHKLIQCPNLVIRGFHFHAMSNNLDADVHLKFVQTCLLKASEWRKTYDLNIDTVNVGGGIGVNYTRSDESFDWTLFTQGLHALKQAFMDEGIELILELGRYLTAECGYYVSEVVDLKQNHDQCFALLRGGTHHLRLPAAWKMSHPFTLYPVDTWEYPFKRPQIKEESVTMAGELCTPNDVLVRDVYVDQLRVGDLVVFQLAGAYGWTISHHDFLSHPHPDIYYVGDLPN
- a CDS encoding MFS transporter, encoding MVRFPSSTLKTTSISALKYPQFRKLIYGSVVVRTTDWMDLTIINWIVYQWTQSPVMLAFVNACRLLPVLLFTLPSGVMADKWDRQKLLMWTYLGLFLTSIAVAFVVSQQWAVTILLGTMMGRAIFMTVEVPVRQAFLSNVLPAAALSSGVAIQTMGIHLARMLGPAAAGILLLHIEAGHLLYILTIGPLVALIALWSMSLNPHRLQTDQDKATKQPEDRQQGNGNLSPQNRDKNDGLNANIQVTEKTSSSSSLKATFYYIKAHPMVLSVLLLAIAPMVFGFPYTTMLPLFSQALLGLGPDGFGLLLSLSSAGAILATVTLSVKQPESSGQTLLVSAFSFGLGLSFFMLFHDHIYLSILCMFFIGFVSQYYRTLSRIWLQLHVDEQYRGRVLSIALMDRGYIPLGAIFIGWIAQMYGVLTAGIFMGVGCCLSTLCLAMWRKDLWLKKGARVLEDRRGV
- a CDS encoding IucA/IucC family protein, translating into MPTVEQHEELNHTEQYLQTHHPHMVPYFQEAIEEAQKKVLYKFAAAVLREDLNGLYTNAITVRKNNADGVVDQAEPNHMIEKPKHVLTQLEALGLRENVTYFVCDCEGGRLVFPVQTTYAYRRFVLSDDVLHITEEGCHKIKTAGELLTYLQTLTTPSAAQLYEELCNATANLALAIAEFHAECASIQAGRRPLSTGIQTALDYALAQSVEDPTWSKTTFFEQLCVEGHQLHPCAKTKTKLSPGDVLRYSPEFHQPFSIRFVALRKDYLLSHELQLNGLADAFPEIENRYHLLMREKGYDPTSYQWLPVHEWQYKHALQDIYTEELREDILVPLDELQLEGRATSSFRTLVPIGVGTPSLKLAVNSQMTSTVRSISTQTAMNAVPFTRLISDILAHESHLDTFKPIYEVAGYSFRSEREDQSRNLSVVLRENVDKQLADDQLAIVGCSLYSLSPVSGKPIIAELLDTYCAHLQRERHEGLISFFNEYLSHLLPGVLTLLTKYGIALEGHLQNSVPVFRQGQPVGLYFRDWGGARIYIPRLKRQGYDADFYSDSVTVTYNRDEMWDKAYYTVFQNHIGELIVQLCEYTGVAEDVLWEIVRARCDQCFQALIREGYEQAKDDAARLYEPMVKHKALTTMRLKPDEGYCYTQVLNPLHQVERTL